One Fuerstiella marisgermanici DNA window includes the following coding sequences:
- a CDS encoding serine/threonine protein kinase, whose product MSEVTEKSIFLQALDHESAEARDQFLAEACGSDDKLQASVRQLLNAHETADNPLDAPVAEWRPVDGDLLEDTLITETAITEDEGTIVDSYRLMEQIGEGGFGLVFVAQQTEPVRRTVALKILKPGMDTKEVVARFEAERQALAMMDHPNIAAVYDAGTTETGRPYFVMELVRGIAITKFCDQQNLDIQARLELFITVCQAVQHAHQKGIIHRDIKPSNVLVTSHDGKPVVKVIDFGVAKAIGQRLTDKTIYTRFTAMIGTPLYMSPEQAEMSGLDVDTRSDIYSLGVLLYELLTGTTPFDGNRMNSATYDELRRIIKEEEPPRPSDRLTTLGKLASTIETVRTGPAVKFPHLVRGDLDWIAMKAMEKDRRRRYESAGSLAADVKRYLSNDAIEARPPSQLYRLKKLARRNKVVLITASLVAMSLLLGIGISVWQAAKAISERNAKEVALRDAVQAENEATLAKRQIEEFADRLKQANILVTSGRAHADAGRLSPAFSDYTAAIEVQPNYYNAWLERASLQVQVGLWEPAAADFARALKLGVPPNNPANWGIAQLFLYTGDEENYRDYCKSMLELAKQNSATISIAEIRSYVMAQQPIVDTTELASQAEYLLSRASHPDRYGEERRPPRPGGFDNRISRGRPGGDRRGIDPPGQSAMGHLLGPPRGDDLRRSRRVDHPFGAVTYIAGLAHYRDGNFPKAIERFREALNDQGWFARNIVYPGFAMALHRNGQAEEAREAFARSAESISGWTDEMLNGPVGTMPFPWFDWIEVKLLHAEASVLLTGFMPADDPRMRQIEVRAAAAIRE is encoded by the coding sequence ATGTCCGAAGTCACCGAAAAATCGATCTTTCTGCAGGCTCTTGATCATGAGTCAGCCGAAGCCCGCGATCAGTTTCTGGCCGAAGCGTGCGGCAGCGACGATAAACTGCAGGCGTCTGTCAGGCAGTTGCTGAACGCGCATGAGACCGCCGACAATCCTCTGGATGCGCCGGTTGCCGAATGGAGACCTGTCGACGGCGACTTGCTGGAAGACACGCTGATCACAGAAACAGCGATCACCGAAGATGAAGGCACGATTGTTGATTCTTATCGGCTGATGGAACAGATCGGCGAAGGCGGATTCGGGCTCGTTTTTGTCGCCCAACAAACGGAGCCCGTTCGACGAACAGTGGCATTGAAAATTCTGAAGCCCGGCATGGACACGAAGGAAGTCGTAGCTCGGTTCGAAGCAGAACGTCAGGCACTCGCGATGATGGATCACCCCAACATCGCTGCCGTCTACGACGCGGGAACCACGGAAACCGGGCGGCCCTACTTCGTGATGGAACTTGTGCGTGGGATCGCCATCACGAAATTTTGCGATCAACAAAATCTGGACATCCAGGCTCGGCTTGAACTGTTTATCACCGTCTGTCAGGCGGTCCAGCACGCTCACCAGAAGGGAATAATCCACCGAGACATCAAACCTTCCAACGTGTTGGTGACCTCCCACGACGGCAAGCCAGTCGTCAAGGTGATTGACTTCGGTGTTGCCAAAGCCATCGGGCAACGACTGACTGACAAGACGATCTATACTCGCTTTACCGCAATGATTGGAACTCCGCTGTATATGAGTCCCGAGCAGGCAGAAATGAGTGGCCTGGACGTGGACACTCGCAGCGATATCTATTCGTTGGGCGTTCTGTTGTACGAACTGCTGACCGGCACGACTCCGTTCGACGGCAATCGCATGAACAGTGCAACGTACGACGAATTGCGACGCATCATCAAAGAAGAAGAACCGCCACGCCCGAGCGACCGTTTAACGACGCTGGGCAAGCTGGCCTCCACCATTGAAACCGTCCGAACTGGTCCTGCCGTGAAGTTTCCGCACCTGGTGCGAGGCGATCTGGACTGGATCGCGATGAAGGCAATGGAAAAGGATCGGCGGCGACGCTACGAATCTGCGGGCTCTTTAGCCGCCGACGTAAAACGATACCTCAGCAACGATGCGATCGAAGCGAGACCCCCATCGCAACTTTATCGACTGAAGAAGCTGGCTCGCCGAAACAAAGTTGTACTCATCACCGCGTCCCTGGTGGCGATGTCGCTACTGTTGGGAATTGGAATCAGCGTATGGCAGGCCGCGAAGGCGATTTCCGAGCGCAATGCCAAGGAGGTCGCTCTGCGGGATGCGGTTCAGGCTGAAAACGAAGCGACCCTGGCCAAAAGGCAGATTGAAGAATTCGCAGACCGGCTGAAGCAGGCCAACATTCTGGTCACCAGCGGTCGAGCTCACGCAGATGCTGGTCGGTTGTCGCCCGCGTTCAGCGACTACACTGCCGCGATCGAGGTCCAACCAAACTACTACAATGCATGGCTGGAACGAGCGTCGTTGCAGGTTCAGGTTGGATTATGGGAACCTGCGGCGGCTGATTTTGCTCGCGCTCTAAAACTTGGGGTGCCTCCCAACAACCCCGCGAACTGGGGCATTGCGCAATTGTTCCTGTACACTGGCGATGAAGAAAATTATCGCGACTACTGCAAGAGTATGCTGGAACTGGCGAAGCAAAATTCAGCAACAATATCGATTGCAGAAATCCGCAGCTACGTGATGGCTCAACAACCGATCGTCGATACGACGGAGCTGGCAAGTCAGGCCGAATACCTACTGTCACGGGCGTCGCACCCAGATCGTTACGGCGAAGAACGTCGTCCACCGCGTCCTGGCGGCTTTGACAATCGAATAAGTCGTGGAAGGCCAGGTGGTGATCGCAGGGGAATTGATCCACCGGGGCAATCGGCGATGGGACACCTTCTTGGCCCCCCACGCGGAGATGACTTGAGACGCAGCCGGCGCGTGGATCATCCCTTTGGAGCCGTGACGTATATCGCTGGCCTAGCTCACTATCGCGATGGAAACTTTCCAAAAGCGATCGAACGTTTTCGAGAAGCGTTGAACGACCAGGGCTGGTTTGCTCGCAATATCGTCTACCCAGGTTTTGCGATGGCTCTCCACCGAAACGGCCAGGCCGAAGAAGCACGGGAAGCCTTCGCGAGGTCTGCGGAATCGATTAGCGGCTGGACCGACGAAATGCTGAACGGCCCGGTCGGCACGATGCCGTTTCCATGGTTCGACTGGATCGAAGTCAAGCTCCTGCACGCCGAAGCCTCCGTGCTACTCACAGGGTTCATGCCAGCCGACGATCCGCGAATGCGTCAAATCGAAGTGCGGGCAGCGGCAGCGATCCGTGAATGA
- a CDS encoding ECF-type sigma factor codes for MSGDVTQILSRIEDGDPHAANQLLPLVYEELRKLASSRMSQEAVGQTLQPTALVHEAFMRLVGSESGQDWDNRGHFFAAAAEAMRRILIDNARRKNSAKRGGDQARHDLRDDDAVLHPDNSDTLLALDEALTRFAEVEPDMARMVELRYFTGLTIEETAKVLGVSPRTTKRNWAYARAWLKRAMDGAEDDKS; via the coding sequence GTGTCAGGTGATGTCACACAAATTCTGAGTCGCATTGAAGACGGGGATCCTCACGCAGCGAATCAGTTGCTGCCATTGGTTTACGAAGAACTTCGTAAGCTGGCGTCCAGTCGCATGTCTCAGGAAGCCGTCGGGCAAACGTTGCAACCGACAGCCCTGGTCCACGAAGCCTTCATGCGTTTGGTCGGAAGTGAGTCCGGGCAGGATTGGGACAACCGTGGCCACTTTTTTGCAGCGGCCGCAGAAGCGATGCGGCGAATTCTGATCGACAATGCTCGCCGGAAAAATAGTGCCAAACGAGGGGGCGATCAGGCAAGACATGATCTGCGAGACGACGATGCCGTGCTGCATCCGGACAACAGCGACACGCTGCTGGCTTTGGACGAAGCGTTGACTCGATTTGCGGAAGTCGAACCAGACATGGCTCGCATGGTAGAACTGCGTTATTTCACGGGTCTGACGATTGAGGAAACCGCGAAAGTGCTGGGAGTGTCCCCTCGCACAACAAAACGCAACTGGGCGTATGCTCGAGCGTGGCTGAAGCGAGCCATGGATGGTGCCGAGGATGACAAGTCGTAA
- a CDS encoding TylF/MycF/NovP-related O-methyltransferase, with protein MLQTLVRLEGKIPTRFRYTRHMSRAFIHSFQLRILGFYKGAAIRDLVKRVHHEVDCQILSNEGYMAYSLARAQSTMDGVMAEVGTYQGASAKLICAAKGDTEFHVFDTFCGLLDASEEDPLFRQHDYAASEESVRKYLADYPNVIFHKGLFPADTGSDVADKKFSFVNLDVDTYASTRDCLEFFYPRLLPGGILLSHDYAQAEGVRKAFDEVLGTKPESIIELPESQCMFVKQG; from the coding sequence GTGCTGCAGACCCTTGTCCGCCTCGAAGGCAAAATTCCGACTCGATTTCGCTACACGCGTCACATGTCGCGAGCTTTTATTCATTCGTTCCAGCTTCGGATTTTGGGGTTCTACAAGGGCGCCGCCATTCGCGATCTGGTCAAACGGGTTCACCATGAAGTCGATTGTCAGATCCTTTCCAATGAAGGCTATATGGCCTACTCGCTGGCTCGAGCCCAGTCGACAATGGACGGAGTGATGGCTGAAGTGGGGACGTATCAGGGAGCGTCTGCGAAGCTGATTTGCGCCGCCAAGGGCGATACGGAATTTCATGTGTTCGACACTTTCTGCGGTTTACTGGATGCGTCCGAAGAAGACCCGCTATTCCGGCAACATGATTATGCGGCGTCAGAAGAAAGCGTTCGGAAGTACCTGGCCGACTATCCCAACGTCATTTTCCACAAGGGGCTGTTCCCGGCCGACACCGGTAGTGACGTGGCCGACAAGAAATTCTCCTTCGTGAATCTTGACGTCGACACATACGCCAGCACGCGCGACTGCCTTGAGTTTTTCTACCCACGCCTGTTGCCCGGCGGCATCCTCTTATCTCACGATTACGCTCAGGCAGAAGGCGTGCGGAAAGCGTTCGACGAAGTACTCGGGACGAAGCCGGAATCCATCATCGAGCTTCCCGAAAGTCAGTGCATGTTCGTCAAGCAGGGTTAG
- a CDS encoding APC family permease, whose product MSNPDHTSDPAPGSRDENSRPATTYGLPSLTLLVIASMVGAGVFTTSGFTLGAVGSPGRVMLCWIIGGVIAMCGAIGYGRLAQLLPQSGGEYLFLSRHVHPFAGFLAGWVSLTAGFSGAIAAAAVAFEKYAVPDNLRPEWLPDDGVAICLVLLCAVAHGLHASTGRHFQNAVVVVKLAALIAFLTVAALKLPGHAWQPSVEQPSPEFGMDLVTAIATSVVWISLSFAGFNAAIYVASESPKAKTIVPLALLLGTFLVTVLYLLLNAAFVTAAPLPDLVWKEDIAAVAAAAIGGSKLEVLVRFAVALGLLSSVSSMIMTGPRVYSQMADDGVFPQMLSARRSGIPKSIALQALVAVCLILLQRLFIQYGLLTSTLLGLLIYLSTTLSLTSACCVATLFLPAVRRRDTRRSAAKEFASALYVVATLSAILLLVLNHEADGRPVGLWHIAGAAATLASGTIAWCAFGKQAADGPNPA is encoded by the coding sequence ATGTCGAACCCTGACCACACTTCGGACCCCGCACCGGGCAGTCGCGACGAAAACTCGCGACCGGCAACCACTTACGGACTGCCATCGCTGACGTTGCTGGTCATTGCCAGCATGGTCGGTGCTGGAGTCTTCACGACTTCCGGTTTTACGCTCGGAGCAGTTGGCTCGCCCGGGCGTGTGATGTTGTGCTGGATCATTGGCGGCGTGATCGCAATGTGCGGTGCCATTGGCTATGGACGATTGGCTCAACTGCTGCCCCAATCTGGTGGCGAATATTTGTTTCTGAGTCGCCACGTACACCCATTCGCCGGTTTTCTGGCCGGTTGGGTTTCGTTGACCGCGGGCTTTAGTGGAGCAATCGCAGCTGCAGCAGTGGCGTTCGAAAAATACGCCGTGCCGGACAACTTGCGGCCTGAATGGCTTCCCGACGATGGCGTTGCAATTTGTCTCGTGCTGCTTTGCGCCGTCGCTCATGGCCTGCATGCCTCAACCGGCAGGCATTTCCAAAACGCTGTTGTCGTGGTAAAGCTGGCGGCGTTGATTGCATTTCTGACAGTCGCGGCATTGAAGCTTCCCGGTCACGCCTGGCAGCCTTCGGTCGAACAACCGTCGCCGGAATTCGGTATGGACCTGGTTACGGCTATCGCGACGTCCGTGGTTTGGATTTCGCTTAGCTTCGCGGGATTCAATGCGGCAATCTACGTTGCATCAGAATCGCCCAAGGCAAAAACGATCGTCCCGCTCGCTCTTCTGCTGGGAACATTCCTGGTCACGGTCTTGTACCTGCTGCTGAACGCTGCTTTCGTCACCGCGGCCCCCTTGCCAGACCTCGTATGGAAGGAAGACATCGCGGCGGTGGCTGCTGCAGCGATTGGCGGATCTAAGCTTGAAGTCCTTGTTCGCTTCGCCGTTGCGTTGGGACTGTTGTCTTCGGTTTCCAGCATGATCATGACGGGACCTCGCGTGTATTCGCAGATGGCGGATGACGGCGTGTTTCCTCAAATGCTTAGCGCACGGCGGTCAGGAATCCCGAAGTCCATCGCGCTGCAGGCACTGGTTGCGGTCTGTCTAATCTTGTTGCAACGACTGTTTATCCAGTACGGCCTGCTGACAAGCACGCTGCTGGGCCTGCTGATCTACCTGTCAACGACGCTGTCCTTAACATCCGCCTGCTGTGTGGCCACCCTGTTTTTGCCAGCGGTCCGTCGACGAGATACCCGCCGAAGCGCCGCTAAAGAATTCGCCAGCGCGCTGTATGTCGTCGCGACGCTATCGGCGATCCTGCTGCTGGTGTTGAACCATGAAGCCGACGGCCGACCGGTGGGACTCTGGCACATTGCCGGGGCGGCCGCCACTCTTGCATCGGGAACGATTGCGTGGTGTGCGTTTGGCAAACAAGCAGCCGACGGGCCTAACCCTGCTTGA
- a CDS encoding GTPase: MNLPPKPPLVVRRLTAHGRGAVAVLRVTATTLADAAPLQSHFQSAGGRDPNTAEVGSILYGFWGAEDVVLTRCEDLVWEVCCHGGDAAVSRIADDLGGVTQPESTATSVDECLQSQLLKCRTLRTAKFLLAQQQGAISEFIARVNGDETFSELRPTLERFLSWQTFAQHLTEPWRVAVVGQPNAGKSSLLNAVVGYERSIVFDQPGTTRDRVEAEVIFDGWPFQFVDTAGVRNEARDEIEAVGVAAARVSILDSEACLLVVDSSHGWTADDAALFAAIPSTHARAIVWNKVDLAADHQPPVGVGPVIQTSAVTRSGLDELLNWLTETIIPDVPAVSEPLPISASMIEAVEHALKTQNLEELRRTISQ, encoded by the coding sequence GTGAACCTTCCCCCCAAGCCCCCCCTTGTCGTGCGACGACTGACAGCACACGGCCGAGGGGCCGTTGCGGTGCTGCGAGTCACCGCGACAACGTTGGCTGACGCGGCGCCGCTGCAATCGCACTTTCAATCGGCCGGCGGACGTGATCCAAATACTGCCGAGGTGGGCTCAATCCTATACGGTTTCTGGGGTGCCGAAGACGTCGTGCTGACTCGTTGCGAGGACCTGGTGTGGGAAGTCTGCTGTCACGGCGGCGACGCGGCTGTTTCACGAATCGCCGATGATCTGGGCGGCGTGACTCAGCCGGAAAGCACTGCAACGTCTGTTGACGAATGCCTTCAATCACAGCTTCTGAAGTGTCGCACTTTGCGAACGGCGAAATTCCTGCTGGCCCAGCAGCAGGGCGCGATCTCGGAATTCATCGCCCGCGTCAACGGTGACGAAACTTTCAGTGAACTTCGCCCAACACTGGAACGGTTCCTGAGCTGGCAGACTTTCGCTCAGCATCTTACGGAACCGTGGCGAGTCGCCGTCGTCGGTCAGCCCAATGCCGGCAAGTCCAGCCTTCTAAATGCAGTGGTTGGGTATGAACGCTCGATCGTGTTTGATCAACCGGGAACGACACGCGACCGCGTGGAAGCTGAGGTCATTTTTGACGGGTGGCCGTTTCAGTTCGTGGATACGGCGGGGGTCCGGAATGAAGCTCGAGACGAAATCGAAGCCGTTGGCGTGGCTGCTGCACGAGTATCAATCTTAGACAGCGAAGCGTGTCTGCTGGTGGTGGATTCCTCACACGGCTGGACGGCCGACGACGCGGCACTGTTCGCCGCGATCCCTTCGACGCATGCCAGAGCCATTGTTTGGAACAAGGTGGATCTCGCGGCCGATCATCAACCGCCGGTCGGCGTTGGTCCCGTCATTCAAACGTCCGCTGTCACCAGAAGTGGTCTGGATGAACTGCTCAACTGGTTAACCGAAACGATTATCCCCGATGTCCCCGCAGTTAGTGAACCGCTGCCGATCAGCGCCTCAATGATTGAAGCCGTCGAGCATGCATTGAAGACGCAGAACCTTGAAGAACTACGCCGGACGATCAGCCAATAG
- a CDS encoding DUF1559 domain-containing protein, with amino-acid sequence MSRPLPPHSGFFGSIHRRRSGFTLIELLVVIAIIAILIALLLPAVQQAREAARRTQCRSRLKQLTLALHNYADVYSETMVPYVIEDTTRLQHLATFSGSLGTAQFWFGKVNYDEPDPNQQLDFAAGPLSPFMETNWKAFQCPNFGPSQMDSVRFGRPASGFGYNGNFLSRSSGIEWPPPTYSATLSTKPATRKFRDVAQMTETIVFADAAQVKAVSFSPPTFSFEETWLLEAPSSNFPNTHFRHTDSANVAFLDGSVRTFAYATAAEVPGPNFLSQEQFDLMNEHRLGFVTDGDLNDPETRDSLYDRR; translated from the coding sequence ATGTCCCGGCCCCTTCCACCGCATTCCGGATTCTTTGGTTCCATCCACCGTCGCAGATCCGGCTTCACGCTTATTGAACTTCTGGTGGTCATTGCGATCATCGCCATCCTCATCGCGCTGCTGCTGCCGGCCGTACAACAGGCTCGCGAAGCAGCCCGGCGGACTCAGTGCCGCAGCCGACTGAAACAACTCACGCTGGCCCTTCACAACTATGCCGACGTGTATTCAGAAACGATGGTCCCCTACGTGATTGAAGACACCACTCGGTTGCAGCACCTCGCAACCTTCAGCGGTTCACTGGGAACCGCTCAGTTCTGGTTTGGCAAGGTGAACTACGACGAACCCGATCCAAACCAGCAGCTGGATTTCGCGGCGGGCCCGTTAAGCCCCTTCATGGAAACCAACTGGAAGGCGTTTCAATGCCCCAACTTTGGCCCTTCCCAAATGGACAGCGTGCGGTTCGGACGGCCGGCTTCCGGATTCGGGTACAACGGCAATTTTTTGTCACGATCGTCGGGGATCGAATGGCCGCCGCCAACTTATTCTGCCACGCTCAGCACGAAGCCAGCCACCAGAAAATTTCGCGACGTCGCTCAGATGACAGAGACAATCGTGTTTGCCGACGCCGCTCAGGTAAAGGCAGTTTCGTTCTCACCACCAACCTTCAGCTTTGAAGAAACCTGGCTTCTGGAAGCGCCCAGCAGCAACTTCCCCAACACGCATTTCCGCCATACAGATTCTGCCAACGTGGCGTTTCTGGATGGGAGTGTTCGAACGTTTGCGTACGCCACGGCGGCTGAAGTGCCTGGCCCGAACTTCCTGTCTCAGGAACAATTCGATCTGATGAACGAGCACCGTCTGGGGTTTGTCACGGACGGCGACCTGAATGATCCAGAAACGCGAGATTCATTGTACGATCGCCGTTGA
- the argB gene encoding acetylglutamate kinase, translating into MQEAIRKASVLIEALSWIQRFKGRYVVVKLGGSTLDQPEAVDSLLTDIVFMASVGMRPVIVHGGGKAISSAMADAGIEPRFVEGRRFTDPETLRIASTVLVETISTKIVEVLRLKNATATGLHFQSENVLIGEKLKLQNAAGEAVDLGHVGRVVDIDKDLLVRICSTGTIPVIPSIALDREGHRLNVNADTAAAAVARELNVEKLVFLSDIPGILTDLNDPSSRLSHVTAGRVRQLIADEIIAGGMVPKVEAALDALDAGVRKVHIVDASMPHSVLLEIYSDVGVGTEIVP; encoded by the coding sequence ATGCAGGAAGCAATTCGCAAAGCCAGCGTGCTGATTGAAGCTCTAAGCTGGATTCAGCGATTCAAAGGGCGATATGTCGTCGTTAAGTTGGGTGGCAGCACTCTTGACCAGCCGGAAGCGGTGGACAGTCTGCTGACTGATATCGTTTTCATGGCCAGTGTTGGGATGCGGCCGGTGATTGTGCACGGTGGCGGTAAGGCGATTTCGTCCGCTATGGCAGACGCCGGAATCGAACCGCGGTTTGTCGAAGGTCGACGCTTCACAGACCCGGAAACGCTTAGAATTGCGTCGACGGTGCTGGTGGAAACGATTTCCACGAAGATTGTCGAAGTACTGCGGCTGAAGAATGCGACTGCCACCGGACTGCATTTTCAATCGGAAAACGTGTTGATTGGCGAGAAGCTGAAACTGCAGAACGCTGCGGGCGAGGCCGTTGATCTGGGGCATGTGGGCCGCGTGGTCGACATCGACAAAGATCTGCTGGTCCGAATTTGTTCGACGGGCACGATTCCCGTGATCCCCAGCATCGCTCTGGACCGCGAAGGGCACAGGTTGAATGTGAACGCGGACACCGCCGCCGCCGCGGTGGCTCGCGAGCTAAACGTTGAGAAGCTTGTGTTTTTGAGCGACATTCCGGGCATTCTGACGGACCTGAACGATCCGTCATCGCGGCTGTCTCACGTGACGGCGGGCCGAGTTCGGCAGCTTATCGCCGATGAAATCATTGCTGGGGGGATGGTTCCCAAAGTCGAAGCCGCTCTGGACGCACTGGATGCGGGCGTGCGGAAAGTCCATATTGTCGATGCCAGCATGCCGCATTCCGTTTTACTGGAAATCTATTCAGACGTCGGCGTCGGTACGGAGATTGTTCCCTAA
- a CDS encoding tyrosine-type recombinase/integrase, translated as MGKRAKGEGSIFQRKSDGRWVGRISLGRDDKGRRIQKTVYGGTQGEVVDKIDNLKQQAKLNSKSVVSKDSVAAYLQNWLYDDVAVNRAGKTFEEYELASRLYIVPFIGAIKLNRLDAEALQKWQATLKRKSFSDNQRLRSIRTLRNALNKAVKLRKIPFNPCIALDKPRVERKEVIPLEREQCQTLFAECKSHRIGDIITLAAMTGLRKRELFALEWSAVNLSEGVLTVRKALEEIGGKITVKVPKTRTSRRVVTLEPIAINALASRMEKAVAEGFTPDEVPICFPDTLGGYLRGSNFDRNVWHPIRKSAGIPKTFKFHDLRHTQASLMLYAGVDLKVIQHRLGHASFATTANLYAHLMQDSQARATEKLSELMGQSRASEYIH; from the coding sequence ATGGGAAAACGAGCAAAGGGCGAAGGCAGCATCTTTCAGCGTAAGTCTGACGGGCGTTGGGTGGGCCGGATCAGCCTGGGACGGGACGACAAAGGCAGACGAATTCAGAAGACTGTCTACGGCGGCACTCAGGGCGAAGTGGTTGATAAGATCGACAACCTGAAGCAGCAAGCCAAGCTGAACAGCAAGTCCGTCGTATCGAAAGATTCGGTGGCAGCGTACCTTCAGAACTGGCTGTATGATGACGTGGCGGTCAATCGTGCGGGGAAGACGTTCGAAGAATACGAATTGGCGTCACGTCTCTACATCGTTCCGTTTATTGGAGCCATCAAGTTGAACAGGCTCGATGCGGAGGCACTTCAGAAATGGCAAGCGACACTGAAGCGGAAGAGCTTTTCAGACAACCAGCGGTTGCGTTCAATCCGGACTCTGCGAAACGCTCTCAATAAGGCCGTGAAGCTGCGGAAGATTCCGTTCAATCCATGCATCGCATTAGACAAGCCCCGAGTCGAAAGAAAGGAAGTCATCCCCCTGGAACGCGAACAGTGTCAGACGTTGTTTGCTGAATGCAAAAGCCATCGGATCGGCGACATCATCACGCTGGCAGCCATGACCGGGCTGCGGAAACGGGAATTGTTCGCTCTGGAATGGTCCGCTGTGAACCTCTCAGAAGGCGTTTTGACGGTCAGAAAGGCGTTGGAGGAGATTGGCGGCAAAATCACCGTCAAGGTCCCGAAGACCCGCACGAGTCGCCGTGTCGTGACGCTGGAGCCGATCGCAATAAACGCATTGGCCAGTCGAATGGAGAAGGCGGTAGCGGAAGGATTCACACCGGATGAAGTGCCGATCTGCTTCCCGGACACGCTGGGCGGATACCTACGCGGATCCAATTTTGACCGCAACGTCTGGCATCCGATTCGCAAATCAGCAGGGATTCCGAAGACGTTCAAGTTCCATGACCTGAGGCACACACAGGCATCTTTGATGCTATACGCGGGCGTCGACTTGAAGGTGATACAGCATCGACTGGGACACGCATCATTCGCGACAACAGCGAACCTGTACGCACACTTGATGCAGGATTCACAGGCAAGAGCGACCGAGAAATTGAGTGAACTGATGGGGCAGTCAAGAGCCAGTGAGTACATTCATTGA